One Methanobacterium sp. genomic region harbors:
- the fdhF gene encoding formate dehydrogenase subunit alpha, whose translation MKKNKITFTIDGFNIETEEGTTILEAALENGIYIPNLCYSPQLKPYGACRLCLVENDDGRLVTSCETIAQEGMNIKSESEAVNKVRRLVAELLIANHEMDCLTCAKNNECKLQEIASYLGIQRDDLGSLRCSTIDLERDESNPFFDRDLKKCILCGICVRTCSEMLGVNAVDFGFRGCNTKITTFADRPIMESACVSCGECVVRCPVGALVSKNSPKPSREVKSTCPYCGVGCSIYLGVRGNEITGVRADPDNKVNKGNLCVKGRFGYKFINHPDRLTSPLIKRNGKFEEVSWDEALDFIAQNLEKYKGDNFAAISSARCTNEDNYALQKFTRVVMGTNNVDNCARSCHAPSVAGLARSMGSGAMSNSIDEIPDADCLFIIGTNATASYPVIGMRMIEAAKKGKKLIVADPREIQLSKYADVFLKHNPGTDVALLMGMMRVIIDEGLYDSSFVDERTENFDEFKKSLEEFDLDSVEEITGVNKEEIREAARLYASTKPASILYSLGITEHSHGTDNVFALSNLALLTGNIGKPSTGVNPIRGQNNVQGSCDMGCLPDSYPGYQKVDDPQVYKKFEEMWGCELDKSVGLKMPFVIGASSLGTVKALYIMGENPVLSEPDSSSIIKSLENLDFLIVQDIFMTETARMADVVLPAASYAEKDGTFTNAERRIQRVRKAIEPVGESRADWEITCEIAKKMGTEGFEFKDASSIVDELASVAPIFGGITYSRIEEGGIQWPCIDEKDQGTPILHVEKFATESGKGKFIPLHYRPPAELPDEEYPLLLTTGRSIYHYHTTTMTGAADGLVELYGDDPVEINPEDAAELGLENGDIVKVTSRRGEVKTRVEVTDMSPKGVVFMTFHFGETPTNVLTSPAMDPISNTPEFKVCAVKVEKE comes from the coding sequence ATGAAGAAAAATAAAATCACATTTACAATAGATGGATTTAATATAGAAACGGAAGAAGGAACCACCATACTTGAGGCGGCACTTGAAAACGGTATTTATATTCCAAATTTATGTTACAGCCCTCAATTAAAACCATATGGGGCCTGTAGATTGTGCTTAGTTGAAAATGATGATGGAAGATTGGTTACATCATGTGAAACAATTGCACAGGAAGGAATGAATATAAAGAGTGAAAGTGAAGCAGTAAATAAAGTAAGGAGGCTTGTTGCAGAACTTTTAATTGCAAACCATGAGATGGACTGCCTTACATGCGCTAAAAATAATGAATGCAAACTGCAGGAGATAGCTTCTTATCTTGGCATTCAAAGGGATGATCTGGGAAGTTTAAGGTGTTCGACTATAGATCTTGAGAGGGACGAATCCAATCCATTTTTTGACAGGGATCTTAAGAAATGTATACTGTGCGGGATATGTGTTAGAACATGCAGCGAGATGCTGGGTGTAAATGCAGTTGATTTTGGATTTAGGGGGTGCAATACAAAAATTACAACATTTGCAGATAGGCCTATAATGGAATCGGCCTGTGTATCTTGTGGTGAATGCGTTGTAAGATGCCCTGTGGGTGCACTGGTTTCTAAAAACAGTCCAAAACCTTCAAGGGAAGTTAAAAGCACATGTCCATACTGTGGTGTTGGTTGTAGCATATATCTTGGAGTCCGGGGAAATGAGATTACAGGTGTAAGGGCTGATCCAGATAATAAAGTAAATAAAGGTAACCTCTGTGTTAAGGGCCGATTTGGATACAAATTCATTAATCACCCTGACAGATTAACTTCGCCTCTAATAAAAAGGAATGGAAAATTTGAAGAAGTAAGCTGGGACGAAGCACTTGATTTTATAGCTCAAAACCTTGAAAAATATAAGGGAGACAATTTTGCAGCGATTTCATCTGCAAGATGCACAAATGAAGATAATTATGCTCTCCAGAAATTTACACGTGTTGTAATGGGCACAAATAATGTGGATAACTGCGCACGTTCATGCCATGCACCATCAGTTGCAGGTCTTGCCCGAAGTATGGGGAGCGGGGCAATGAGTAATTCTATAGATGAAATACCTGATGCTGATTGTCTATTTATTATAGGTACCAATGCAACGGCGTCATATCCAGTTATAGGTATGAGAATGATTGAGGCAGCTAAAAAGGGTAAAAAGCTCATTGTTGCAGATCCAAGGGAAATACAGCTTTCAAAATATGCGGATGTGTTCTTAAAACATAATCCCGGAACTGACGTTGCTCTCCTTATGGGTATGATGAGGGTGATAATTGATGAAGGCTTGTATGATTCTTCCTTTGTCGATGAACGCACAGAAAACTTCGATGAATTTAAAAAATCACTTGAAGAATTTGATCTTGACTCAGTTGAAGAAATTACAGGAGTTAACAAAGAAGAGATAAGGGAAGCGGCAAGGTTATACGCGTCAACAAAACCTGCATCTATTCTGTACTCGTTAGGTATAACGGAGCATTCTCATGGAACTGATAATGTATTTGCGCTCAGTAACCTGGCGCTTCTTACAGGAAACATCGGAAAACCTTCCACTGGAGTAAACCCGATTAGGGGACAAAATAATGTTCAGGGATCCTGTGATATGGGATGTTTGCCTGATTCATATCCGGGATACCAGAAAGTGGATGACCCCCAAGTTTATAAGAAATTTGAAGAAATGTGGGGCTGTGAATTAGATAAATCTGTAGGATTAAAAATGCCTTTTGTTATAGGTGCATCAAGTCTTGGAACAGTTAAAGCACTTTATATCATGGGTGAAAATCCGGTTTTAAGCGAGCCTGACTCTTCAAGCATCATTAAATCCCTTGAGAATCTTGACTTTTTAATAGTTCAGGATATTTTCATGACTGAAACGGCACGCATGGCTGATGTGGTACTGCCTGCAGCATCTTATGCTGAAAAAGATGGTACATTTACCAATGCAGAGCGAAGAATACAGAGGGTACGAAAAGCAATAGAACCAGTAGGCGAATCTAGAGCTGATTGGGAAATAACCTGTGAAATTGCTAAAAAGATGGGTACAGAAGGATTTGAATTTAAAGATGCTTCATCCATTGTAGATGAACTTGCTTCAGTTGCTCCAATATTTGGTGGAATTACATACAGCCGCATTGAAGAAGGGGGCATACAATGGCCTTGTATTGATGAAAAAGACCAGGGAACTCCAATTCTGCATGTAGAAAAATTTGCAACTGAAAGCGGCAAAGGGAAGTTCATACCTTTACACTACAGACCTCCCGCTGAGCTGCCTGATGAAGAATATCCATTACTCCTTACAACAGGGCGTAGTATCTACCATTATCATACTACTACGATGACTGGAGCCGCTGATGGTCTTGTTGAATTGTACGGTGATGATCCAGTAGAAATAAACCCTGAAGACGCGGCAGAACTTGGACTTGAGAATGGGGATATAGTTAAGGTAACCTCAAGGAGGGGTGAAGTTAAAACAAGGGTAGAAGTAACTGATATGTCTCCAAAAGGAGTAGTCTTCATGACGTTCCACTTCGGTGAGACGCCTACAAATGTTCTCACAAGCCCTGCAATGGATCCTATATCCAATACGCCAGAATTTAAGGTTTGTGCGGTGAAGGTTGAAAAAGAGTAA
- a CDS encoding tetratricopeptide repeat protein, with protein sequence MGKKEAEVFHKQAMSFLGQGEVQRAVEFFDKAINLDEDFFPAWNNKGISLLELKKYEQALACFEQVIRINPLDRMVWYNKGYTLFMLKKYDESVTALENFLYTYSKDDDDFYKYASYLQANGFYYLKKYDEAVEILRGLLVKDENFGEAHELLDQITKNQE encoded by the coding sequence ATGGGTAAAAAAGAAGCTGAAGTGTTTCATAAACAAGCGATGTCCTTTTTAGGGCAGGGTGAAGTTCAACGAGCAGTCGAATTTTTTGATAAAGCAATTAATCTGGATGAAGATTTCTTTCCTGCATGGAACAATAAAGGAATATCCCTTCTAGAACTTAAGAAATATGAACAAGCACTGGCCTGTTTTGAACAGGTTATTCGTATAAATCCACTTGATAGGATGGTTTGGTATAACAAAGGATACACTCTGTTTATGTTAAAAAAATATGATGAATCTGTAACTGCACTTGAAAATTTCCTTTACACCTACTCTAAAGACGACGACGATTTCTATAAATATGCTTCATACCTGCAGGCTAACGGCTTTTATTATCTCAAAAAATATGATGAAGCGGTTGAAATACTTAGGGGCCTGCTTGTAAAGGATGAGAATTTTGGGGAAGCTCATGAACTTCTTGATCAGATTACAAAAAATCAGGAATAA